In Gigantopelta aegis isolate Gae_Host chromosome 6, Gae_host_genome, whole genome shotgun sequence, the following are encoded in one genomic region:
- the LOC121374418 gene encoding 2'-5'-oligoadenylate synthase 1A-like — protein MAQLKFAIIPGQNPGETITQFIQRKLTPKPDHVKPCHQVLESLVQFLQRKEAPFNVKTILKGGSFGKGTSVRGNSDLDLILFLNDYPTVAALKKDLPMVLHQVKSYVQTHAHWAEELMFRRVTRLSVQFYLRIPDLDEVHQVEIFPAVHVTETTSKDNIYEVMKENQELQDYFMSSLAPLQIAFVSQVPSKVKDLIRLFKYWAQVERVPVKLYFIELLVINHWVTDGKPHNFDMDIYVKQLLQQLADCRSLAISFSDNYNYKLYRNDLRAPYVLDPANPFQNVAPSVGDVTTVCQCAIVVLNERLKYGAKP, from the exons ATGGCCCAGCTGAAATTTGCCATCATTCCAGGACAGAACCCAGGGGAGACCATCACCCAGTTTATACAGAGAAAATTAACTCCTAAACCGGACCATGTCAAACCCTGCCACCAGGTTCTGGAAAGTCTAGTCCAGTTCTTACAAAGGAAGGAAGCGCCTTTCAACGTAAAAACAATCCTCAAG gGTGGTTCGTTCGGCAAAGGCACATCAGTGAGGGGAAATTCTGACCTCGACCTCATCCTCTTCCTCAATGACTACCCCACTGTGGCCGCCCTCAAGAAGGACCTGCCTATGGTTCTGCACCAGGTGAAGTCTTACGTACAGACCCACGCTCACTGGGCCGAGGAGCTCATGTTCAGGCGAGTTACTCGACTCTCAGTCCAGTTTTATCTCAGAATCCCAGACCTGGACGAAGTGCATCAAGTGGAAATATTTCCGGCGGTTCACGTAACGGAAACGA CTTCCAAAGACAACATTTACGAAGTGATGAAAGAAAACCAAGAACTGCAGGATTATTTTATGAGCTCCTTGGCTCCTCTACAAATAGCATTTGTTTCTCAAGTTCCATCCAAAGTCAAAGATTTAATTCGACTGTTCAAGTATTGGGCGCAG GTGGAGAGGGTTCCAGTGAAATTGTACTTCATCGAGCTGCTGGTGATAAACCATTGGGTGACAGACGGCAAGCCCCACAACTTCGACATGGACATCTACGTCAAACAGCTACTACAGCAGCTGGCTGACTGTAGGTCGCTGGCCATTTCGTTTAGtgacaactacaactacaaacTGTACAGAAACGACTT ACGTGCACCGTATGTTCTGGACCCAGCCAACCCTTTCCAGAACGTGGCGCCCTCTGTTGGTGACGTCACCACAGTGTGTCAGTGTGCTATCGTCGTACTAAATGAGAGACTTAAATATGGAGCTAAGCCATAG